From one Lotus japonicus ecotype B-129 chromosome 3, LjGifu_v1.2 genomic stretch:
- the LOC130743777 gene encoding elicitor-responsive protein 3-like, giving the protein MKTGILEVLLVNAKGITHTNLVGTPSYYVVIECGTQSQRSKVSSGKHQKPWWNEKFIFDFSLCDDCTNSTHIKCRIMDTQLFRDGGFVGEAKIYIGGIISEGTDQGCIEIKPAAYSVVLEDNTYRGQIKIGFKFIANKEKHVMRKRGFIAKETEPSHSICGTIWRISWWKIRLRVKDIVKLLDSDYLICFSLLIFGSFTHE; this is encoded by the exons ATGAAAACAGGGATTCTTGAAGTACTTCTTGTTAATGCTAAAGGCATTACACACACAAATCTTGTTG GAACACCTTCCTACTATGTGGTCATTGAGTGTGGGACTCAATCTCAAAGAAGCAAAGTTTCATCAG GCAAACATCAGAAACCATGGTGGAATGAGAAGTTCATATTTGATTTCTCATTGTGTGATGATTGCACGAACTCAACCCACATTAAGTGTAGAATCATGGACACACAACTCTTCAGAGATGGTGGATTTGTTGGTGAAGCCAA GATTTATATAGGTGGAATAATCAGTGAGGGAACTGACCAGGGATGTATAGAAATAAAACCAGCAGCATATAGTGTGGTCCTTGAAGATAACACCTACAGAGGACAGATAAAGATTGGATTTAAATTCATAGCAAAT AAAGAAAAGCATGTCATGAGGAAACGTGGGTTCATTGCCAAGGAAACAGAACCAAGCCATTCAATTTGTGGAACCATTTGGAGAATATCATGGTGGAAAATAAG ATTAAGAGTGAAAGACATTGTTAAGCTTTTGGACTCTGATTATCTGATCTGTTTTTCACTTTTGATTTTTGGGTCATTCACGCATGAATGA
- the LOC130746903 gene encoding protein KTI12 homolog, translating to MALVVICGQPCSGKSKAALCVAEALKESESKQQVRVIDEASFHLDRNQSYANMPSEKNLRGVLRSEVDRTLSKDSIIIVDSLNSIKGYRYELWCLARAAGIRYCVIYCDVEEPHCRKWNEERREKGEANYDDSIFEDLVTRFEKPDRRNRWDSPLFELWPQRDGIEKSSAAIVDAISYLTKKVDSKTRDVKILQPTIATQTSRFSDANSLYELDKATQEVTNAIVEAQSSALGGPLNGISIGNDLPSINISRSVALPELRRMRRTFIKLTGQTSLSGRPPPSDADSAKRMFIDYLNRELGTC from the coding sequence ATGGCACTGGTTGTAATATGTGGACAGCCATGCAGTGGGAAGTCCAAAGCTGCACTTTGTGTGGCTGAAGCTCTCAAAGAATCAGAATCAAAACAGCAGGTGAGGGTCATAGATGAAGCTAGCTTTCATCTAGATCGGAATCAGAGCTATGCTAATATGCCCTCAGAGAAGAATTTAAGAGGGGTGCTCAGGTCAGAAGTAGATAGGACTCTGTCCAAAGATAGCATAATCATAGTAGATTCTTTGAATAGCATCAAGGGTTACAGATACGAGCTATGGTGCCTGGCTCGTGCAGCAGGGATTAGATATTGTGTGATTTACTGTGATGTTGAAGAACCCCATTGTAGAAAATGGAATGAAGAGCgcagagagaaaggagaagctAATTATGATGATTCAATATTTGAAGATTTGGTTACAAGGTTTGAGAAACCAGATAGAAGAAACCGATGGGATTCCCCTCTATTTGAGTTATGGCCACAGAGAGATGGGATAGAGAAATCTTCCGCTGCCATTGTAGATGCTATCTCCTACTTAACCAAAAAGGTTGACTCCAAAACTCGGGATGTGAAAATATTACAACCAACTATTGCAACTCAAACGTCACGTTTTTCAGATGCAAATTCTCTCTATGAGTTGGACAAGGCCACGCAGGAGGTCACAAATGCTATAGTAGAAGCTCAATCAAGTGCTCTTGGTGGGCCACTGAATGGCATTTCTATAGGAAATGACTTGCCTTCAATCAATATTTCAAGATCAGTTGCGCTGCCAGAGCTTCGCAGGATGCGGCGTACCTTCATAAAATTGACAGGGCAAACAAGTTTAAGTGGGCGACCACCTCCTTCTGATGCAGACAGTGCAAAAAGAATGTTTATTGACTACTTGAACAGGGAACTTGGAACTTGTTGA